CtgaaattagaaaaaaagctattaataataatataataatcgataaaaaaatatccttttaatatttgaaaaattagaatacATCAAaactatataaataaacaGCTACCTCAAAGATTTTTGCCAAGAAATGGGGATCGCAGCCAATGAACAAAGAAAACTTATTGACCAATTGATGGGCAAAGAAATCCAGACTCATAATGGCAATCATCGTTCATATCCCAgtagtaataaaaattacatGAAAACGACTTACACTTCTAGTACACCTACAACTACCGAGGCACTTACAGAAAGTTTGTATAATCCAAGAATATGTAAAGCTTATTTAGTTGGAGAATGCCCATATGATTTGTTTCAAGGTACGAAAGTCTCAATGGGTACATGTCCACAGATTCATTCGacaaattataaattaagatacgaaaatttaaaatctaaGCATGGAATTAAGTTTGTTGAGTTTGAAAAAGagtattatcaaatattattgagCCTAATTAATGAATGTAATTCAAACATTGAGGTTGCtctaaaaaatttacaatataCCTCAAATGAAGACTACATGAAGATTAACGAAATTACAAAACAATTGAATGAAGTAGATACTAATATCAGTTTAATGAACAATGAAATTGATGCCTTAATAtctaaaaatgaaatttcaatggCCATGCTCCAATCAATTAAGCTTAACGACCTCCAATTACAAAGAAAAGATGTGGCAGTGAAAGTAAAAAACTTaacagaaaatattaaccAATCGGCTCAACAAAAACTACAAGTGTGTGAGATTTGTGGTGCTTATTTATCAAGATTAGATACTGATAGAAGACTTGCTGACCACTTCTTAGGCAAAATTCATTTAGGTTATGTTAAGATGAggaaaaatttggaaatagTACGCAGCAGGAATTTATTTGAGCACAAATaagataatttataaaaatctaattgcaatgaaaaatattaaatcttGGACGCTTATTAGCATATTGCTGTGTATTATTTCtgtttcaatattttatgtCATCTGAATTTGACTGCAAATATTTACCCGGAAACTTTTTCGAagaattccaaaaaaaaaaacatcaaaaataattaaagcATCGGtttaaagaaaatcaaaTCTTATGACAAGTGCTAAAATATAACATATTAGAAAGAGCAGTAagacaaataaaaaacaataaatgGTATTTTGCATTAATCTAGTACTATAAATCAATACCTATTCATAGCccaattaattgaattctaGTTTTActctaattttaaatgttttCAGCAACAGGCAGTGCTCCATCTGCATCTCAGACAGCATTTGGTGCTTCTCAGAGTAACTCTCGCTTTAATAATGTTTCTGTAAATCTCCATCAAAGACCCCAAACATCAGGTAATGGtattagtaataataattctatgaACCTTGGAATTAACAATCCTATGATGGTTGGTGGATCTACTTTTGGTAGTagcaataacaataattccCTGTCAACTTCAACAGGGTTATTTGGcaatcaacaacaacagtTTGCTCAGTCACACCCTCAACAACTACAACTTAGCGCTTCTAGCGGGACTACTGTTGGTGCTACTACTTCTTTACCTTTGACAGGGTCTCTTATGACTGGACTTACGACACCAGCAAATATGAGCACCATTGGCCCCATCGGTGGATCTAACCCAGCAtttggaaataataatatcaatgaaatacaacaaatacaaaatcAGAAAGTAATGTGGTATAACAATCCCAAGAAAAGATCAATTCCAGAGGTTATTGTTAGAAGATCAGCTCTAAGGCAACAACAGCAGGATCAACAAAATCAGTTGCAAAACCAGCAATTAAATATGGATGGGGTTTCTGAAACCAACGACATTACGATGGGTTCTACGACATCCTCCGAAATCAGTAGATCTTCCGGCAAATTATTAAGATCAGACTTTAACAACGTTTCATTTGGTTCTTccaagaataataatgagaatttatttaaatctaatGATCTACACAAACAGTCACCAAATAAGAAACCTTTTGCATTCGATAATAATGAAGCACCACCAAGTGTTTCCTTACATGATTGGGAGAGAGAAGATGAATTTGGCTCTATTGGCACCACCTCATTCCCAACTACTGCTAATAAGCAATTTAATTCCAATATGGCAAATAGACCAAATACATCACTTGGAAATTTTACCTTCCCATTCAGCACTAAGAACGACTCAACTAATCCAATGACtactttaaatataaattcaaCATTAGGCTCCAgtatttttgataaaaatgattcaattgaaataaaaaattctttaggagagaatgataataataattctaataacaACGAGTCTCAACATTTAAGAACTAAAATAGCAGGTATTAACAACTCTAAATCGTTaccattttcttcaaaggACTCTAATTCGGTTCTAAGTACAAGTTCTACTCCAGCaataaattctaataaatatgGTGCTATGAATCCTCAATCTGAAACAGCTGTTATCATATTTGGTTATCCTGAATCCGtttctaattcaattatttcatattttgcTAAGTTTGGAAATATTCTAGAAGATTTTCAAGTGTTGAGAGGACCATCAGGgttaaattcaaattcaaccACTCTCAGATTACGAAACAATATTAAAACTAACAACATGCAAAATGATGTCGAAGTAACCAAGAAATACCCAATTTTTACTGGAGATGGATGGGTCAAACTAACTTATGATCTACCATCTGCTGCAATCCGTGCATTGCAAGAAAACGGTACTGTGCTCAGTGGATCATTAATTGGGTGTATACCATATTCAAAAGCGGCTGTTGAACAATTGGCATCTTGCAAAATTGATAAGATTGATGATATCGGAACACCCAATTTCAGCATTAAAAATTCCTCTACTTCGACCAATTCGatcattaataatggtGTAAGTGATCCATTTGTCAATAAAGGTAATTTTATAGTTCCTTCGACTCAAAcaattgattcaaataGCAATCATAAATCGGATATTAACAACGATAAggatatttctaataatatttcattgaATAATTCTAACCTGTCCTCATTCCCAACTCATAAATTAGATATTAAAGACGGTAAATCATTATTCATACATAATAGAAACAATGAGCATCGTGGGTTTCTACAAGCactagaaaataaaatgcgCTCACAAccaaattctaattcaagACTATATAACCAACACCAATTCAACACCAATTCGGCACTTGCGAATAACGTGAActctattaataatggaGCTGCAGAtgttcaaaataatgatggtATGCTAAATAAAGTTAATAATTGGCTATTTGGTTGGAACgatttgtaattttatatCGTCTCTAATGTAATCTTCAAtccataaatttataaataatgtatttacttactattttattttgtttttgttaccttcttttttttattcatcataaaaaagtaaataaaagaagaacAGTGACAGATGAACTTTATTTGCCTGTAttgattattaaattatgtAACTTTGTAACTACCATTTGTAttactttaaaaaatgattatGAATAGAATACATATGAGAAGTTATGAAAACTGATGTCTATTTTCTTAAACTCTTTCCTTTGCTCTTCTTCTTACCCTTGGATTTCTTATCCTTGTTTTCGCCAGCCTTTgacttctttttctttttgatcAAACCTGTCA
The window above is part of the Henningerozyma blattae CBS 6284 chromosome 2, complete genome genome. Proteins encoded here:
- the TBLA0B05680 gene encoding Nup35/Nup53 family RNA-binding protein (similar to Saccharomyces cerevisiae ASM4 (YDL088C) and NUP53 (YMR153W); ancestral locus Anc_2.369) produces the protein MFSATGSAPSASQTAFGASQSNSRFNNVSVNLHQRPQTSGNGISNNNSMNLGINNPMMVGGSTFGSSNNNNSLSTSTGLFGNQQQQFAQSHPQQLQLSASSGTTVGATTSLPLTGSLMTGLTTPANMSTIGPIGGSNPAFGNNNINEIQQIQNQKVMWYNNPKKRSIPEVIVRRSALRQQQQDQQNQLQNQQLNMDGVSETNDITMGSTTSSEISRSSGKLLRSDFNNVSFGSSKNNNENLFKSNDLHKQSPNKKPFAFDNNEAPPSVSLHDWEREDEFGSIGTTSFPTTANKQFNSNMANRPNTSLGNFTFPFSTKNDSTNPMTTLNINSTLGSSIFDKNDSIEIKNSLGENDNNNSNNNESQHLRTKIAGINNSKSLPFSSKDSNSVLSTSSTPAINSNKYGAMNPQSETAVIIFGYPESVSNSIISYFAKFGNILEDFQVLRGPSGLNSNSTTLRLRNNIKTNNMQNDVEVTKKYPIFTGDGWVKLTYDLPSAAIRALQENGTVLSGSLIGCIPYSKAAVEQLASCKIDKIDDIGTPNFSIKNSSTSTNSIINNGVSDPFVNKGNFIVPSTQTIDSNSNHKSDINNDKDISNNISLNNSNLSSFPTHKLDIKDGKSLFIHNRNNEHRGFLQALENKMRSQPNSNSRLYNQHQFNTNSALANNVNSINNGAADVQNNDGMLNKVNNWLFGWNDL
- the LUC7 gene encoding Luc7p (similar to Saccharomyces cerevisiae LUC7 (YDL087C); ancestral locus Anc_2.370) codes for the protein MGIAANEQRKLIDQLMGKEIQTHNGNHRSYPSSNKNYMKTTYTSSTPTTTEALTESLYNPRICKAYLVGECPYDLFQGTKVSMGTCPQIHSTNYKLRYENLKSKHGIKFVEFEKEYYQILLSLINECNSNIEVALKNLQYTSNEDYMKINEITKQLNEVDTNISLMNNEIDALISKNEISMAMLQSIKLNDLQLQRKDVAVKVKNLTENINQSAQQKLQVCEICGAYLSRLDTDRRLADHFLGKIHLGYVKMRKNLEIVRSRNLFEHK